A genome region from Geodermatophilus bullaregiensis includes the following:
- a CDS encoding flavin monoamine oxidase family protein: MTSAIPVAAHEPGEERPARPLTMFGPDFPFAYDDWLAHPAGLGEVPEAARGTEVAVIGGGLSGIVTAYELMRLGLRPVVYEAHEIGGRLRSVGFEGHPGVVAEMGAMRFPPSSTSFFSYVRRLGLRTQRFPNPLDVATPSTVVDLKGETHYARTLDDLPPLYREVADAWHETLAGRAHLQAMQAAIRDRDVKAIKVLWDELVEQLDDTTFYGFLAASPAFRSFRHREVFGQVGFGTGGWDTDYPNSMLEILRVVYTAADDDHLSIVGGSQQVPVGLWRAAVEAPVHWPAGTSVASLHPGGRPLSAVTRLHRTAPNCLTVTDAAGGIRTYRAAVFTAQSWNLLSRIVCDESLFPIDHWTAIERTHYMGSTKLFCLVDRPFWKDVDPQTGRHRMSMTLSDRMTRGTYLLDQGEGQPGLICLSYTWADDSLKWLPLSATERMEVMLASLREIYPDVDLRRHVIASPVTVSWESERDYMGAFKANLPGHYRYQRRLFTHFKQDDLPEEYRGLFLAGDDVSWTAGWAEGAVQTALNAVWGVVHHLGGRTHPDNPGPGDLFDELAPVRLPED, encoded by the coding sequence ATGACCTCCGCCATCCCCGTCGCCGCCCACGAGCCGGGCGAGGAGCGGCCGGCCCGGCCGCTGACGATGTTCGGCCCGGACTTCCCCTTCGCCTACGACGACTGGCTGGCCCACCCGGCCGGGCTCGGCGAGGTCCCCGAGGCCGCGCGCGGGACCGAGGTGGCCGTCATCGGCGGCGGCCTGTCGGGCATCGTCACCGCCTACGAGCTGATGCGGCTCGGGCTCAGGCCGGTCGTCTACGAGGCGCACGAGATCGGTGGCCGGCTGCGCTCGGTCGGCTTCGAGGGACACCCCGGCGTGGTGGCCGAGATGGGCGCGATGCGCTTCCCGCCGTCGTCGACGTCCTTCTTCTCCTACGTGCGGCGCCTGGGCCTGCGGACGCAGCGCTTCCCGAACCCGCTCGACGTCGCCACGCCCAGCACCGTGGTCGACCTCAAGGGCGAGACGCACTACGCGCGCACCCTCGACGACCTGCCGCCGCTCTACCGCGAGGTCGCCGACGCCTGGCACGAGACGCTGGCCGGCCGCGCGCACCTGCAGGCCATGCAGGCGGCGATCCGCGACCGCGACGTCAAGGCGATCAAGGTGCTGTGGGACGAGCTGGTCGAGCAGCTCGACGACACGACGTTCTACGGGTTCCTCGCCGCCTCGCCGGCGTTCCGCTCCTTCCGGCACCGGGAGGTGTTCGGGCAGGTCGGGTTCGGCACCGGCGGCTGGGACACCGACTACCCGAACTCGATGCTGGAGATCCTGCGGGTGGTCTACACCGCCGCCGACGACGACCACCTGTCGATCGTGGGCGGCTCCCAGCAGGTGCCGGTCGGGCTGTGGCGCGCCGCGGTGGAGGCGCCGGTGCACTGGCCGGCCGGCACCAGCGTGGCCTCGCTGCACCCCGGCGGGCGGCCGCTGTCCGCCGTCACCCGGCTGCACCGCACCGCGCCGAACTGCCTCACCGTGACCGACGCCGCGGGTGGTATCCGCACGTACCGGGCGGCGGTGTTCACCGCGCAGAGCTGGAACCTGCTCTCGCGGATCGTCTGCGACGAGTCGCTGTTCCCGATCGACCACTGGACGGCGATCGAGCGCACCCACTACATGGGCTCGACCAAGCTGTTCTGCCTGGTCGACCGGCCGTTCTGGAAGGACGTCGACCCGCAGACCGGCCGGCACCGGATGAGCATGACGCTGTCGGACCGGATGACCCGCGGCACCTACCTGCTCGACCAGGGGGAGGGGCAGCCGGGACTGATCTGCCTGAGCTACACCTGGGCCGACGACTCGCTGAAGTGGCTGCCGCTGTCGGCGACCGAGCGCATGGAGGTCATGCTGGCCTCGCTGCGCGAGATCTACCCCGACGTGGACCTGCGCCGGCACGTGATCGCCTCGCCGGTGACGGTGTCGTGGGAGTCCGAGCGCGACTACATGGGCGCGTTCAAGGCCAACCTGCCCGGCCACTACCGCTACCAGCGGCGGCTGTTCACGCACTTCAAGCAGGACGACCTGCCCGAGGAGTACCGCGGCCTGTTCCTCGCCGGCGACGACGTCTCCTGGACCGCCGGCTGGGCCGAGGGCGCGGTGCAGACGGCGCTCAACGCGGTGTGGGGCGTCGTCCACCACCTCGGCGGGCGCACCCACCCGGACAACCCGGGCCCCGGTGACCTGTTCGACGAGCTCGCGCCGGTGCGGCTGCCCGAGGACTGA
- a CDS encoding carbon-nitrogen hydrolase family protein, with product MRIALLQGPAETPDPEAGLAAVAGAAARAAAAGARLLVTPEMSLTGYAIGADRVAELAEPVPGPLTGRVAAIAAEHGLAIAVGLPVRTPAGVANTVVVVDRDGALLAGYAKTHLYGDVDRDAFVPGDVGVVQFRLDDLQVGLLVCYDVEFPEAVRAHALAGTELLVVPTGLMDPYGHVGTVLVPARAYESQLFVAYANRTGEEGEFVYCGASCVIAPDGTELARAGRGEELLLADVDPAVLTASRRVNTHLTDRRPELYPTENRA from the coding sequence GTGCGCATCGCACTCCTGCAGGGGCCGGCCGAGACGCCGGACCCCGAGGCCGGGCTGGCCGCGGTCGCCGGCGCCGCCGCCCGCGCGGCCGCGGCCGGCGCCCGGCTGCTGGTCACCCCGGAGATGTCGCTGACCGGTTACGCCATCGGCGCCGACCGGGTCGCCGAGCTGGCCGAGCCGGTGCCCGGGCCGCTGACCGGGCGGGTCGCCGCGATCGCCGCCGAGCACGGGCTGGCCATCGCCGTCGGGCTGCCGGTGCGCACCCCGGCCGGCGTGGCCAACACCGTCGTGGTCGTCGACCGGGACGGCGCCTTGCTGGCCGGCTACGCCAAGACCCACCTCTACGGCGACGTCGACCGCGACGCCTTCGTGCCCGGCGACGTCGGCGTCGTGCAGTTCCGGCTCGACGACCTGCAGGTGGGCCTGCTGGTCTGCTACGACGTCGAGTTCCCCGAGGCGGTGCGCGCGCACGCCCTGGCCGGCACCGAGCTGCTCGTCGTCCCCACCGGGCTGATGGACCCCTACGGCCACGTCGGCACGGTGCTCGTGCCGGCCCGCGCCTACGAGAGCCAGCTGTTCGTCGCCTACGCCAACCGCACCGGTGAGGAGGGGGAGTTCGTGTACTGCGGCGCCAGCTGCGTCATCGCCCCCGACGGCACCGAGCTGGCCCGGGCCGGCCGCGGCGAGGAGCTCCTGCTCGCCGACGTCGACCCCGCCGTCCTCACCGCCTCCCGCCGGGTGAACACCCACCTGACCGACCGCCGCCCCGAGCTCTACCCCACGGAGAACCGCGCATGA
- a CDS encoding amino acid permease, translated as MSTVSAGPGGPVGGGAPARRGQLFRLKSVDAIVAQHEEQGGHGLRRSMSLLQLTALSIGATLGTGIFVILGEAVPLAGPAVVLGFVLAAVTALFSALSYAELAGSIPVSGSSYSYTYATMGELVAWVCGWCLMLEYGVSVAAVAVGWGAYIDDLAANTVGTVLPEALSAPPGDGGVVNVPAIVVVLLAMALLLRGTSESAKVNTAMVVLKVGVLLFFCAVAFTAFRAGNLAPFVPMGVAGITAAASQAFFSYIGFDAASTAGDESRDPRRDLPRAIVLSLLVVTVVYCLVALAAVGAVPWPQISGSEAALADVLSIATGQTWTAVLLSIGAVIAIASVVLTVLYGQTRILYAMSRDGLVPPVFSKVSARRRIPVANTVIVSVLIALLAGLVPLGELANATSIGTLFAFALVNIGVVLLRRARPDLPRTFRTPLYPLTPVLGVLFCVLLVFGLGTATWLVFLAWMLVGLAVYAGYGYRHSALRTPPAGA; from the coding sequence GTGAGCACAGTCAGCGCCGGACCGGGCGGCCCGGTCGGTGGTGGGGCGCCGGCCCGCCGCGGCCAGCTGTTCCGGCTCAAGTCGGTCGACGCCATCGTCGCCCAGCACGAGGAGCAGGGCGGGCACGGCCTGCGCCGGTCGATGAGCCTGCTCCAGCTCACCGCCCTGAGCATCGGCGCGACCCTCGGCACCGGCATCTTCGTGATCCTCGGCGAGGCGGTGCCGCTGGCCGGACCGGCGGTCGTGCTCGGCTTCGTCCTCGCCGCGGTGACCGCGCTGTTCTCGGCGCTGTCCTACGCCGAGCTGGCCGGCAGCATCCCCGTCTCGGGGTCGTCCTACTCCTACACCTACGCGACCATGGGCGAGCTCGTCGCCTGGGTGTGCGGCTGGTGCCTGATGCTCGAGTACGGCGTCTCGGTGGCCGCCGTCGCCGTGGGATGGGGTGCCTACATCGACGACCTCGCCGCCAACACCGTCGGCACGGTGCTGCCCGAGGCGCTGTCCGCGCCGCCCGGTGACGGCGGGGTGGTCAACGTCCCGGCGATCGTGGTCGTGCTGCTCGCCATGGCGCTGCTGCTGCGCGGCACCAGCGAGAGCGCGAAGGTCAACACCGCGATGGTCGTGCTCAAGGTCGGCGTCCTGCTGTTCTTCTGCGCGGTCGCCTTCACCGCCTTCCGCGCCGGCAACCTCGCGCCGTTCGTGCCCATGGGCGTCGCCGGCATCACCGCCGCCGCCTCGCAGGCCTTCTTCTCCTACATCGGCTTCGACGCCGCCTCGACCGCCGGCGACGAGTCCCGCGACCCCCGCCGCGACCTGCCGCGGGCGATCGTGCTCTCGCTGCTGGTGGTCACCGTCGTCTACTGCCTGGTGGCCCTGGCCGCCGTCGGCGCGGTGCCGTGGCCGCAGATCAGCGGCTCGGAGGCCGCCCTCGCCGACGTCCTCAGCATCGCGACCGGGCAGACCTGGACGGCGGTGCTGCTCTCGATCGGTGCCGTCATCGCGATCGCCAGCGTGGTGCTCACCGTGCTCTACGGGCAGACCCGCATCCTCTACGCGATGTCCCGCGACGGCCTGGTGCCCCCGGTGTTCTCGAAGGTCAGCGCCCGCCGGCGGATCCCGGTGGCCAACACGGTCATCGTGAGCGTGCTCATCGCGCTGCTGGCCGGCCTGGTCCCGCTCGGCGAGCTGGCCAACGCCACGAGCATCGGCACGCTGTTCGCCTTCGCGCTGGTCAACATCGGCGTCGTGCTGCTCCGCCGCGCCCGGCCGGACCTGCCGCGCACCTTCCGGACGCCGCTGTACCCGCTCACCCCGGTGCTCGGCGTGCTGTTCTGCGTCCTGCTGGTGTTCGGCCTGGGCACGGCGACCTGGCTGGTGTTCCTCGCGTGGATGCTGGTGGGGCTGGCGGTCTACGCCGGCTACGGGTACCGCCACTCCGCCCTGCGGACGCCGCCGGCCGGTGCCTGA
- a CDS encoding helix-turn-helix domain-containing protein, whose amino-acid sequence MGAVPEAGVPRIGDRLKAVRQARRLTLTDVAEASGLTKGFLSKLERDQASASVAALVRVCAALGISPGSLFEAAPGGEAVRAGSYPPIAFGGRGLTEYLLTPAGERRVQAILSEVAPGGGSGEEPYALPAEVEFVFVLEGDLEVTVAGEVTRLGPGDAFTFSPGAEHGFRSLRTDGVTRVLWVFAPALSAGRPPL is encoded by the coding sequence ATGGGGGCAGTGCCCGAGGCGGGGGTGCCGCGCATCGGCGATCGGCTCAAGGCGGTCCGGCAGGCCCGCCGGCTCACGCTCACCGACGTGGCGGAGGCCAGCGGGCTGACCAAGGGCTTCCTCAGCAAGCTCGAGCGCGACCAGGCCAGTGCCTCGGTGGCCGCCCTGGTCCGGGTGTGCGCCGCGCTCGGCATCTCGCCGGGCAGCCTCTTCGAGGCCGCGCCCGGCGGCGAGGCGGTCCGCGCCGGCAGCTACCCCCCGATCGCCTTCGGCGGTCGCGGGCTGACCGAGTACCTGCTCACGCCCGCGGGGGAGCGGCGGGTGCAGGCCATCCTGTCGGAGGTCGCGCCCGGCGGGGGCAGTGGCGAGGAGCCCTACGCGCTGCCGGCCGAGGTGGAGTTCGTCTTCGTCCTCGAGGGCGACCTCGAGGTCACCGTGGCCGGCGAGGTCACCCGGCTCGGCCCGGGCGACGCGTTCACCTTCTCCCCTGGCGCCGAGCACGGCTTCCGCTCGCTGCGCACCGACGGCGTCACCCGCGTGCTGTGGGTCTTCGCGCCCGCGCTGTCCGCCGGGCGGCCGCCCTTGTAG
- the speB gene encoding agmatinase yields the protein MPEQTPIGPVDATQVPRYAGPATFARLPRLDEVSRADVAVLGVPFDSGVSYRPGARFGPGHVRAGSKLLRPYNPALDATPFGTQQVADAGDVGVNPFDLGEAIETIDREVTALRADGAQLLTIGGDHTIALPILRSLARDHGPVAVLHFDAHLDTWDTYFGAPYTHGTPFRRASEEGLIDLERSLHMGIRGPLYSKQDLEDDTVLGFQVIRSDDYEVDGVRSIVERMRARLAGGPVYVSVDIDVLDPAHAPGTGTPEAGGLTSRELLNTLRGLVGLDVVGADIVEVSPPYDHAELTGIAAAHVGYELLSVLALNRG from the coding sequence GTGCCGGAGCAGACCCCGATCGGTCCCGTCGACGCCACCCAGGTCCCCCGCTATGCCGGGCCGGCCACCTTCGCGCGGCTGCCGCGACTCGACGAGGTCTCCCGCGCCGACGTCGCCGTCCTCGGGGTGCCCTTCGACTCCGGGGTCAGCTACCGGCCCGGCGCCCGCTTCGGCCCCGGGCACGTGCGGGCGGGCTCGAAGCTGCTGCGCCCCTACAACCCGGCGCTCGACGCCACGCCCTTCGGCACCCAGCAGGTGGCCGACGCGGGGGACGTCGGCGTCAACCCCTTCGACCTCGGTGAGGCGATCGAGACCATCGACCGCGAGGTGACCGCCCTGCGCGCCGACGGCGCCCAGCTGCTCACCATCGGCGGCGACCACACCATCGCGCTGCCGATCCTGCGCTCGCTGGCCCGCGACCACGGCCCGGTGGCCGTGCTGCACTTCGACGCCCACCTCGACACGTGGGACACCTACTTCGGCGCCCCCTACACGCACGGCACGCCGTTCCGCCGCGCCAGCGAGGAGGGGCTGATCGACCTGGAGCGCTCGCTGCACATGGGCATCCGCGGCCCGCTGTACAGCAAGCAGGACCTCGAGGACGACACCGTCCTCGGCTTCCAGGTGATCCGCTCCGACGACTACGAGGTCGACGGCGTGCGCAGCATCGTCGAGCGGATGCGCGCCCGGCTGGCCGGCGGCCCGGTCTACGTCTCGGTCGACATCGACGTCCTCGACCCCGCCCACGCGCCGGGCACCGGGACGCCGGAGGCCGGCGGGCTGACCAGCCGGGAGCTGCTCAACACGCTGCGCGGGCTGGTCGGGCTCGACGTGGTCGGCGCGGACATCGTCGAGGTGTCCCCGCCCTACGACCACGCGGAGCTGACCGGCATCGCGGCGGCCCACGTCGGCTACGAGCTGCTCTCGGTCCTGGCGCTCAACCGCGGCTGA
- a CDS encoding VOC family protein has translation MQDDLRREVPAWRGSTMSFPRIAHVALTVADLERSVPWYRQLFGAEPVLDEDTGPFRHVVWSLGDTLVGLHEFPDGLDDVPFDERRPGLDHLSFACVDQAELGRWAARLDELGIRHGGIEEASYGFGLSFRDPDGLPLEFFAPPA, from the coding sequence ATGCAGGACGACCTTCGCCGGGAGGTTCCCGCCTGGAGAGGCTCCACCATGTCGTTCCCCCGCATCGCCCACGTCGCGCTCACGGTCGCCGATCTCGAGCGGAGCGTCCCCTGGTATCGGCAGTTGTTCGGCGCTGAGCCAGTCCTGGACGAGGACACCGGTCCGTTCCGGCACGTCGTGTGGTCGCTGGGCGACACGCTGGTCGGCCTGCACGAGTTCCCGGACGGCCTCGACGACGTGCCGTTCGACGAGCGTCGACCGGGCCTCGACCACCTCTCCTTCGCATGCGTCGACCAGGCCGAGCTGGGGCGGTGGGCCGCCCGGCTCGACGAGCTCGGGATCCGGCACGGCGGCATCGAGGAGGCCAGCTACGGCTTCGGCCTCTCGTTCCGGGACCCGGATGGCCTTCCGCTCGAGTTCTTCGCTCCGCCCGCCTAG
- a CDS encoding ornithine cyclodeaminase family protein: MSLDADAVAALGPAAAVRAIAEALRSGLDPAADPPRVPVGLAHGQFLLMPSEVPAAAGVKVVTVAPDNPARGLPRIQAVYLLFDAGTLALRAVLDGTALTTLRTPAVSVAAVLPRLPERPLRLAVVGAGPQATGHATTLAAVRPVESTTHLVRDPSRTPLDAVALGSPQAEEALRSADVVVCATSARSPVFDSALLRDDAVVVAVGSHAPDARELDAALLGRATVVVEDVATTLREAGDVVLAIAEGTLTPDDLVPVRDVVTGAVAVPADRPLVFKSVGMSWQDLVVATAVVDRTVG; this comes from the coding sequence GTGAGCCTCGACGCGGACGCCGTCGCCGCGCTGGGCCCCGCGGCCGCGGTCCGGGCGATCGCGGAGGCGCTGCGCAGTGGGCTCGACCCCGCCGCGGACCCGCCGCGCGTCCCGGTCGGCCTGGCGCACGGCCAGTTCCTCTTGATGCCGTCGGAGGTGCCGGCCGCGGCCGGGGTGAAGGTGGTGACCGTCGCCCCGGACAACCCGGCCCGCGGACTGCCCCGCATCCAGGCCGTCTACCTGCTCTTCGACGCCGGCACCCTCGCGCTGCGGGCGGTGCTCGACGGGACCGCGCTGACCACGCTGCGCACCCCGGCGGTCTCGGTCGCCGCCGTCCTCCCGCGGCTGCCGGAGCGCCCGCTGCGGCTCGCGGTGGTGGGTGCCGGCCCGCAGGCCACCGGCCACGCCACCACGCTGGCCGCCGTCCGGCCGGTCGAGTCGACCACCCACCTGGTCCGCGACCCGTCCCGGACGCCGCTCGACGCGGTCGCGCTGGGGTCGCCGCAGGCCGAGGAGGCGCTGCGGTCGGCCGACGTCGTCGTCTGCGCGACCTCGGCACGGTCCCCGGTGTTCGACTCCGCCCTGCTGCGCGACGACGCCGTGGTGGTCGCCGTCGGCTCCCACGCGCCCGACGCCCGCGAGCTCGACGCCGCGCTGCTCGGGCGCGCCACCGTGGTCGTGGAGGACGTCGCGACCACCCTGCGCGAGGCCGGGGACGTGGTGCTGGCGATCGCCGAGGGCACGCTGACCCCGGACGACCTGGTGCCGGTGCGCGACGTCGTCACCGGCGCGGTCGCGGTGCCGGCCGACCGTCCGCTGGTCTTCAAGAGCGTCGGGATGTCGTGGCAGGACCTCGTCGTCGCGACGGCGGTCGTGGACCGCACCGTGGGTTGA
- a CDS encoding Lrp/AsnC family transcriptional regulator — MTIRRQFVLDDVSRAIIEQLQEDGRRPYARIAAAVGLSEAAVRQRVQRLLDAGVMQIVGVTDPLQVGFSRQAMVGVRTSGDARIAAERIAAFTEVDYVVITAGSVDLLVEVVCEDDDQLLDVVARIRGVDGVESTETHLYLGLAKQTYAWGTRGPQGPADAGL; from the coding sequence GTGACCATCCGTCGGCAGTTCGTGCTGGACGACGTCTCCCGGGCGATCATCGAGCAGCTGCAGGAGGACGGTCGCCGTCCCTACGCCCGCATCGCCGCGGCGGTGGGCCTCTCGGAGGCGGCCGTCCGCCAGCGCGTGCAGCGGCTGCTCGACGCCGGCGTCATGCAGATCGTCGGGGTCACCGACCCGCTGCAGGTGGGGTTCTCGCGGCAGGCGATGGTCGGCGTGCGCACCAGCGGCGACGCGCGGATCGCGGCCGAGCGCATCGCCGCGTTCACCGAGGTCGACTACGTCGTCATCACGGCCGGGTCGGTCGACCTGCTGGTCGAGGTGGTCTGCGAGGACGACGACCAGCTGCTCGACGTCGTCGCCCGCATCCGCGGGGTGGACGGCGTGGAGTCCACCGAGACCCACCTGTACCTGGGGCTGGCCAAGCAGACCTACGCCTGGGGCACCCGCGGCCCGCAGGGCCCCGCCGACGCCGGCCTGTGA
- a CDS encoding PucR family transcriptional regulator, with the protein MPSSLRDLLGTSGLSVDLVVDGDLDRPIRWVHVTELSDPSPYLVGEELLLTAGLWRRRGASAADFVRAVTGRAATGVGYGLLEPGERVPPALVRACREQGLPLVAVGVQTPFLAISQWFVDRLTRENETVLRGSLRLTTDLLAAAETEPTRAALGSVATVLGRAIGREVWIVDGGGEVLAWTGTPPDDQACRALTEEAGPGAAADPPHDVDVPGRGTWRVRSVMAGRRRAALLAVPVTGDDLLVRARTDAAAPIVGLVLARERAVRETERRLSGEVVSLVLGRQDDLAAARLATYRLDPERPLVVVVCRVRDAEGALASAESWREDAGVDAVLALRGAELFAVLSGAAVHEAGGPLAVGRALAHRVRAAGAGVSSAADGVATLRRATTQAQQSAELAHRHGGGAVLSDELRGRHAYLLALQDRGDVEDFRQTVLGGLEDHDRRHASELLATVRAFLDSGGRWQETADRLHVHVNTLRHRLARVEQLTGRRLDSTADRVDLWLALQASPGTPPAR; encoded by the coding sequence ATGCCGAGCAGCCTGAGGGACCTCCTCGGGACGTCGGGTCTCTCCGTCGACCTGGTCGTGGACGGGGACCTGGACCGCCCCATCCGCTGGGTGCACGTCACGGAACTGAGCGATCCCTCGCCCTACCTGGTCGGTGAGGAGCTGCTGCTCACCGCCGGGCTGTGGCGACGGCGGGGCGCCTCGGCGGCGGACTTCGTCCGCGCGGTGACCGGCCGCGCCGCCACCGGCGTCGGCTACGGGCTCCTCGAACCCGGGGAGCGGGTGCCGCCGGCCCTGGTGCGCGCCTGCCGGGAGCAGGGCCTGCCGCTGGTGGCCGTGGGCGTGCAGACGCCCTTCCTGGCCATCTCCCAGTGGTTCGTCGACCGGTTGACCCGGGAGAACGAGACGGTGCTGCGTGGCTCGTTGCGGCTCACCACCGACCTGCTCGCCGCCGCGGAGACGGAGCCGACCAGGGCGGCCCTCGGCTCGGTGGCGACCGTGCTGGGCCGGGCGATCGGGCGGGAGGTGTGGATCGTCGACGGCGGCGGGGAGGTCCTGGCCTGGACGGGCACGCCGCCGGACGACCAGGCGTGCCGGGCCCTGACCGAGGAGGCCGGGCCCGGCGCGGCGGCGGACCCGCCCCACGACGTCGACGTGCCCGGGCGTGGCACCTGGCGGGTGCGGTCGGTGATGGCCGGCCGTCGCCGGGCGGCGCTGCTCGCCGTCCCGGTCACCGGCGACGACCTGCTCGTCCGGGCCCGCACGGACGCCGCCGCGCCCATCGTCGGCCTCGTGCTCGCCCGCGAGCGGGCGGTGCGCGAGACGGAGCGCCGGCTGTCCGGAGAAGTGGTGTCCCTGGTCCTCGGTCGCCAGGACGACCTCGCGGCGGCGCGGCTGGCGACCTACCGGCTGGACCCCGAGCGGCCCCTGGTCGTGGTGGTGTGCCGGGTCCGTGACGCCGAGGGGGCGCTGGCCTCGGCCGAGAGCTGGCGCGAGGACGCCGGGGTCGACGCCGTCCTCGCGCTCCGGGGGGCCGAGCTGTTCGCCGTCCTGTCCGGCGCCGCGGTGCACGAGGCCGGCGGACCGCTGGCCGTCGGCAGAGCGCTCGCCCACCGGGTGCGGGCGGCCGGGGCGGGCGTGAGCTCCGCGGCCGACGGCGTGGCGACCCTGCGGCGAGCCACGACCCAGGCGCAGCAGTCCGCCGAGCTCGCGCACCGGCACGGTGGTGGGGCGGTCCTCTCCGACGAGCTGCGGGGCCGGCACGCGTACCTGCTGGCGCTGCAGGACCGCGGCGACGTGGAGGACTTCCGGCAGACGGTCCTGGGTGGCCTCGAGGACCACGACCGGCGACACGCCTCGGAGCTGCTCGCCACGGTGCGCGCCTTCCTCGACTCAGGAGGCCGGTGGCAGGAGACCGCCGACCGCCTGCACGTGCACGTCAACACGCTGCGCCACCGCCTGGCCCGCGTCGAGCAGTTGACCGGCCGGAGGCTGGACAGCACCGCGGACCGGGTCGACCTGTGGCTGGCGCTGCAGGCCTCACCGGGCACCCCGCCCGCCCGGTGA